From Achromobacter spanius, a single genomic window includes:
- a CDS encoding ABC transporter permease produces the protein MQFRNGPIGLVFHTLFILFILAPIVMVCAVAFTSEGFISLPSGGLSLRWFRAILDNPRFVDAFWFSLGLGTLSATLAIALAVPSALAIARNRFPGREALVAFFLSPLMIPHVVLGLAFLKFFTTVDLAGTYFGLVVAHVILVMPYALRLVLASAAGIDPALERAAQSLGASNWTAFRRVVLPLLLPGVVSGWVIAFITSFDELTMSIFIASPSTTTLPVRIFLHIEDTIDPLVTAVSAVLIYVTIIAIFILDRAVGLEKLFVGKGR, from the coding sequence ATGCAGTTTCGCAACGGCCCCATCGGCCTCGTCTTCCACACGCTGTTCATCCTTTTTATCCTGGCGCCCATCGTCATGGTGTGCGCGGTCGCGTTCACGTCCGAAGGCTTCATCTCGCTGCCGTCGGGCGGGCTGTCGCTGCGCTGGTTCCGCGCCATCCTCGACAACCCGCGCTTTGTTGACGCGTTCTGGTTCAGCCTGGGCCTGGGCACGCTGTCGGCCACGCTTGCCATTGCACTGGCAGTCCCCAGTGCGCTGGCAATCGCGCGTAACCGGTTCCCCGGCCGCGAGGCGCTGGTGGCGTTCTTCCTGTCGCCGCTGATGATTCCGCACGTCGTGCTGGGCCTGGCGTTCCTGAAGTTCTTTACGACCGTGGACTTGGCCGGCACGTATTTCGGCCTGGTGGTGGCGCACGTGATCCTGGTCATGCCGTATGCGCTGCGGCTGGTGCTGGCGTCGGCGGCGGGCATCGACCCGGCGCTGGAACGCGCGGCGCAATCGCTGGGCGCGTCCAACTGGACGGCCTTCCGGCGCGTGGTGCTGCCGCTGCTCTTGCCGGGCGTGGTGAGCGGCTGGGTGATCGCGTTCATCACCAGCTTCGATGAACTCACCATGTCGATCTTCATCGCCTCGCCGTCCACCACAACCTTGCCGGTGCGCATCTTCCTGCACATCGAAGACACCATCGACCCGCTGGTCACAGCCGTGTCGGCGGTGCTGATCTACGTGACCATCATTGCCATCTTCATCCTGGACCGCGCCGTCGGCCTGGAGAAGCTGTTTGTCGGAAAGGGACGCTGA
- a CDS encoding NAD(P)/FAD-dependent oxidoreductase, translating to MTDEKELSPRAPTHRGIYDAAVIGGGLVGSAVAYGLRRELDHVAVLDEGDVAYRASRGNFGLVWVQSKGMGLPRYGVWTMTSANGWPQLAAMLQEETGVDVHLEQRGGLHALLSDEEVEARTRFMSTLLAQPGMAQYDWKMLDRAEVADLVPGIGPDVRGATWTSVDGIANPLKLLRALHMSFAQRVVDYLPQRPAQNIRQRDGVFEIATPGGTVRAHKVVLASGLSNKQLGEQVGLDVPVRPQRGQIIVLERTRRMLETPLSTLRQTDEGTWLIGDSQEEAGYVDNLVGLPILGTLADRAVRTLPALRDVRVVRSWAALRVMSKDGFPIYQQSETCPGAFVATCHSGVTLAAAHALNLAPMIAAGRLADDMAPFSTRRFHVQAA from the coding sequence ATGACGGACGAGAAAGAACTGTCGCCGCGTGCGCCCACGCACCGCGGCATCTACGATGCGGCGGTGATCGGGGGCGGACTGGTCGGATCGGCCGTGGCTTACGGGCTGCGGCGCGAGCTGGACCACGTGGCCGTGCTGGACGAGGGCGACGTGGCCTACCGGGCCTCGCGCGGAAACTTCGGGCTGGTGTGGGTGCAGAGCAAGGGCATGGGTCTGCCGCGCTACGGCGTGTGGACGATGACGTCGGCCAACGGCTGGCCCCAGCTTGCGGCGATGCTGCAGGAAGAGACCGGGGTCGACGTGCATCTGGAACAGCGCGGCGGCCTGCACGCGCTCCTGAGCGACGAAGAGGTCGAAGCGCGCACCCGCTTCATGAGCACGCTGCTCGCGCAGCCCGGCATGGCGCAGTACGACTGGAAGATGCTGGATCGCGCCGAGGTCGCCGACCTGGTGCCGGGCATCGGGCCGGACGTGCGCGGCGCGACGTGGACGTCGGTGGACGGCATCGCCAATCCGCTCAAGCTCCTGCGCGCGCTGCACATGAGTTTTGCACAGCGGGTTGTGGATTACCTGCCGCAACGTCCGGCGCAGAACATCCGTCAGCGTGACGGCGTATTTGAAATCGCCACGCCCGGCGGCACGGTGCGCGCGCACAAGGTGGTGCTGGCCTCGGGCCTGTCCAACAAGCAGCTTGGCGAGCAGGTGGGACTGGATGTGCCAGTGCGCCCGCAGCGCGGCCAGATCATCGTGCTGGAGCGCACGCGCCGCATGCTGGAAACGCCCTTGTCCACGCTGCGCCAGACTGACGAAGGCACCTGGCTGATCGGCGATTCGCAGGAAGAGGCCGGCTATGTGGACAACCTGGTGGGCCTGCCGATCCTCGGCACGCTGGCCGACCGCGCGGTGCGCACGCTGCCCGCGTTGCGAGATGTGCGGGTGGTCCGCAGTTGGGCGGCGCTGCGCGTCATGTCCAAGGACGGCTTTCCGATCTATCAGCAATCCGAAACGTGCCCGGGGGCGTTTGTCGCCACCTGTCACAGCGGCGTGACGCTTGCCGCCGCGCATGCGCTCAATCTGGCGCCCATGATCGCCGCCGGCCGGCTGGCCGACGACATGGCGCCCTTCTCGACCCGGAGGTTCCATGTTCAAGCGGCTTGA
- a CDS encoding (2Fe-2S)-binding protein yields the protein MFKRLDEAQRQAQGAPVRVTVNGAEMLCRQGDSVAAALFAGGVQACRDTAVNEVPRGPYCMMGVCYDCLVTIDGQANQQGCMTPVREGMKIERQLGARKVQA from the coding sequence ATGTTCAAGCGGCTTGACGAGGCGCAGCGGCAGGCGCAGGGCGCGCCGGTGCGGGTAACGGTCAATGGGGCTGAGATGCTGTGCCGCCAGGGCGACAGCGTGGCGGCCGCGCTGTTTGCAGGCGGCGTGCAGGCCTGTCGCGACACGGCGGTCAACGAGGTGCCCCGCGGGCCGTACTGCATGATGGGCGTCTGCTACGACTGCCTGGTCACCATCGATGGACAAGCGAACCAGCAGGGCTGCATGACGCCCGTGCGGGAAGGAATGAAGATCGAGCGCCAGTTGGGTGCGCGCAAGGTGCAGGCATGA
- a CDS encoding NAD(P)/FAD-dependent oxidoreductase encodes MIDTTQCDLLVVGAGPAGLAAATLAANLGVDTVLLDEQPAPGGQIYRAITTTPVTDRGILGEDYWHGATLVPPFQQSGARYVPGATVWAVAQRTAPESAEGFEVAYSVAGEARIVHARRLLLATGAQERPFPIPGWTLPGVITAGAAQILLKSSGVVPSDRTVLAGCGPLLYLVAWQYLNAGVKVDALLETTPPGRMGQALPKVWGFLRSPYLGKGLKLLRAVKAAVPIVKGVTALEALGDGKLQSVRYTAGGVTKTLPADQLMLHQGVVPNVNLSRAVGVAHRWNDALDCWEPEVDEWGTTAVDGIGMAGDGAGIAGAVAAEHRGRLAALQAAHLLGRIDTGKRDSQAAAPREALARAVRGREFFDTLYKAPEAFRRPTGDTIVCRCEEVTAAQVRETVKLGCSGPNQMKAFLRCGMGPCQGRFCGLTVAEIIAEERGVPTEEVGYYRLRFPTKPLTLGELASLPQTDDSRQAVVRLKK; translated from the coding sequence ATGATCGACACGACGCAATGCGATTTGCTGGTGGTGGGCGCAGGCCCGGCGGGTCTCGCGGCCGCAACGCTGGCCGCGAACCTGGGCGTGGACACCGTGCTGCTGGACGAGCAGCCCGCGCCGGGTGGCCAGATCTACCGCGCCATCACCACCACACCGGTTACCGATCGCGGCATTCTGGGCGAAGACTATTGGCACGGCGCGACGCTGGTGCCGCCGTTTCAGCAGTCCGGCGCGCGTTACGTGCCGGGGGCGACGGTGTGGGCCGTGGCCCAGCGCACGGCGCCCGAATCAGCGGAAGGATTCGAGGTGGCGTACTCGGTGGCGGGCGAGGCGCGCATCGTGCACGCGCGCCGCCTGCTGCTGGCCACCGGCGCGCAGGAGCGGCCGTTTCCGATTCCGGGCTGGACGCTGCCGGGCGTCATTACCGCGGGTGCGGCGCAGATCCTCTTGAAGTCTTCCGGCGTCGTGCCGTCCGACCGCACGGTGCTGGCCGGTTGCGGCCCGCTCTTGTATCTGGTGGCCTGGCAATACCTGAATGCAGGCGTGAAGGTGGACGCGCTGCTGGAAACCACGCCGCCCGGCCGCATGGGCCAGGCGTTGCCCAAGGTCTGGGGCTTTCTGCGTTCGCCGTACCTGGGCAAGGGGCTGAAGCTGCTGCGCGCGGTCAAGGCCGCCGTGCCCATCGTCAAGGGCGTGACGGCACTGGAAGCGCTGGGCGACGGCAAACTGCAAAGCGTGCGCTACACGGCCGGCGGCGTCACCAAGACGCTGCCCGCCGATCAGCTGATGCTGCATCAGGGCGTGGTGCCCAACGTGAACCTGTCGCGCGCCGTGGGCGTGGCGCATCGCTGGAACGACGCGCTGGACTGTTGGGAGCCGGAGGTCGACGAGTGGGGCACGACGGCGGTGGACGGCATCGGCATGGCCGGGGACGGCGCGGGCATTGCGGGCGCGGTGGCGGCCGAGCACCGGGGCCGGCTGGCTGCCTTGCAGGCCGCGCATCTGCTGGGCCGCATCGACACGGGCAAACGCGACAGCCAGGCCGCCGCACCGCGCGAGGCGTTGGCCCGTGCCGTGCGGGGACGCGAGTTCTTCGACACGCTGTACAAGGCGCCCGAGGCATTCCGCCGGCCCACCGGCGACACCATCGTGTGCCGCTGCGAGGAAGTCACCGCCGCGCAGGTGCGCGAAACCGTCAAGCTCGGTTGCAGCGGTCCGAATCAGATGAAGGCCTTCCTGCGCTGCGGCATGGGACCGTGCCAGGGCCGCTTCTGCGGCCTGACGGTGGCCGAGATCATTGCCGAGGAACGCGGCGTGCCGACCGAGGAAGTCGGTTACTACCGGCTGCGTTTCCCGACCAAGCCGCTGACGCTGGGCGAACTGGCTTCATTGCCGCAGACCGACGATTCGCGTCAGGCCGTCGTCCGCCTGAAGAAATGA
- a CDS encoding NAD(P)/FAD-dependent oxidoreductase, whose translation MTVQTRAAEVIIIGGGLHGSSAALHLARAGVRALVIEKNYVGRHASGVNAGGVRTLSRHLAEVPLALASRELWYRIGELVDDDCGFEQHGQVRVAENAADAETLRARLKTMTDHGYTHEQWITREDLLDLIPAIAPTVQGGLIAREDAAADPYRTTLAFRMKAASLGAQFLEGVRVHSVTRHDGQWRVETDAGVYTAPQVLNCAGAWADRIAAQWGEPVPLLPISPMMLVTLRMDHFLDPVVLGTGRALSFKQRTNGTVLIGGGRRAWVDRDAEWTELDFRSLAEGARTVVDLFPHMRDAIVNRGWAGIEAAMPDEIPVIGRSSRHETAFHAFGFSAHGFELGPIVGRIMADLITTGATDMPIAPFRIERFSDAGQASGSSTKEQDQ comes from the coding sequence ATGACCGTTCAAACGCGGGCGGCTGAAGTCATCATCATCGGCGGCGGGCTGCACGGCAGCTCGGCCGCGTTGCATCTGGCCCGCGCCGGCGTGCGTGCGCTGGTCATCGAAAAGAACTACGTGGGGCGGCACGCCTCGGGCGTCAACGCGGGCGGTGTGCGCACGCTGTCGCGCCATCTGGCCGAGGTGCCGCTGGCGCTGGCCTCGCGCGAGCTCTGGTATCGCATCGGCGAGCTGGTGGACGACGACTGCGGCTTCGAGCAGCACGGGCAGGTGCGTGTGGCCGAGAACGCGGCGGACGCCGAGACGCTGCGCGCGCGGCTCAAGACCATGACGGACCACGGCTACACGCACGAGCAGTGGATAACGCGTGAAGACCTGCTGGATCTGATTCCCGCGATTGCGCCCACGGTGCAGGGTGGCCTGATCGCGCGCGAGGACGCGGCGGCCGATCCCTATCGCACCACCCTCGCCTTTCGCATGAAGGCCGCGAGCCTGGGCGCGCAGTTTCTCGAAGGCGTGCGTGTGCACAGCGTGACGCGGCACGATGGGCAGTGGCGCGTGGAGACGGACGCCGGCGTGTACACCGCGCCGCAGGTGCTGAACTGCGCAGGCGCGTGGGCCGACCGGATCGCCGCACAATGGGGCGAGCCGGTGCCGCTGTTGCCCATCAGTCCCATGATGCTGGTCACGCTGCGCATGGACCACTTTCTGGACCCCGTCGTGCTGGGCACCGGCCGCGCGCTGTCGTTCAAGCAGCGCACCAACGGCACCGTGTTGATCGGGGGCGGACGGCGCGCGTGGGTGGACCGCGATGCCGAATGGACCGAGCTGGATTTCCGCTCGCTAGCCGAAGGCGCGCGCACGGTGGTCGACCTGTTCCCACATATGCGCGATGCAATCGTGAACCGCGGCTGGGCGGGCATCGAAGCGGCCATGCCCGACGAGATTCCCGTGATCGGGCGCAGCAGCCGGCACGAGACGGCCTTTCATGCGTTCGGGTTCTCGGCGCACGGCTTTGAGCTTGGGCCCATCGTCGGCCGCATCATGGCCGACCTGATCACGACCGGCGCGACGGACATGCCGATCGCCCCATTTCGGATCGAACGATTCTCGGATGCCGGCCAGGCATCCGGCTCATCCACCAAGGAGCAAGACCAATGA
- a CDS encoding RidA family protein: protein MNDIVRKETNERLSRIVIHGDTVYVAGVTSNAEGGIGAQTRDVLAKIDGYLKQANTDKSRLLSVQIWLKDIERDFAGMNAVWAEWALPRAMPTRATCEAKLASPDLLVEIIVTAAAQPAYVSGPVSES, encoded by the coding sequence ATGAACGATATCGTGCGCAAGGAAACCAACGAGCGCCTGTCGCGCATCGTGATACACGGCGACACCGTGTACGTGGCGGGCGTGACCTCGAATGCGGAAGGCGGCATCGGCGCGCAGACGCGCGACGTGCTGGCCAAGATAGATGGCTATCTGAAGCAGGCGAACACGGACAAGTCGCGGCTGTTGAGCGTGCAGATCTGGCTCAAGGACATCGAGCGCGACTTTGCCGGCATGAACGCGGTGTGGGCCGAGTGGGCGCTGCCCAGAGCGATGCCGACGCGCGCCACGTGCGAGGCCAAGCTGGCCTCGCCTGATCTGCTGGTGGAGATCATCGTGACGGCCGCCGCGCAGCCGGCTTACGTCAGCGGGCCGGTGTCTGAAAGCTGA
- a CDS encoding amidohydrolase family protein, translating into MLDLIIKNCTLPDGRKNIDIGVADGRITALEPALKAEAAQTVDAAGQLVTSPFIDAHFHMDSTLSFGLPRVNQSGTLLEGIALWGELKPLLTQEALVERALAYCDWAVARGLLAIRSHVDVCDPRLLATEALLHVREKVKPYLDLQLVAFPQDGVLRAPGALDNLKRALDMGVDVVGGIPHFERTMQDGAESVRILCELAAERGLRVDMHCDESDDPLSRHIETLAYHTQRLGLHGRVTGSHLTSMHSMDNYYVSKLIPLIREAGVSAIANPLINITLQGRHDTYPKRRGMTRVPELMAAGVPVAFGHDCVMDPWYSLGSGDMLEVAHMGLHVGQMTGQDAMRACFEAVTTTPAKILGLDETGLAVGKRADLVLLQARDAVEALRLRATRLMVLRAGKVVATTPPATATLNLPGRPGEVSFQTPAR; encoded by the coding sequence ATGCTCGATCTGATCATCAAGAACTGCACGCTGCCCGACGGCCGCAAGAACATCGACATCGGCGTGGCCGACGGCCGCATCACCGCGCTGGAACCGGCGCTGAAGGCCGAAGCCGCGCAGACCGTGGACGCCGCTGGCCAGCTGGTGACCTCGCCCTTTATCGACGCGCACTTCCACATGGATTCCACGCTGTCCTTCGGACTGCCGCGCGTGAACCAGTCGGGCACGCTGCTCGAAGGCATTGCGCTGTGGGGCGAACTCAAACCCCTGCTGACGCAGGAAGCGCTGGTGGAACGCGCACTGGCCTATTGCGACTGGGCCGTGGCGCGCGGGCTGCTGGCGATCCGCTCGCACGTGGACGTCTGCGATCCGCGCCTCCTGGCGACCGAAGCGCTGCTGCACGTGCGCGAGAAGGTCAAACCCTACCTGGACCTGCAGCTCGTTGCCTTCCCGCAGGACGGTGTGCTGCGCGCCCCCGGCGCGCTGGACAACCTGAAGCGCGCCCTGGACATGGGCGTGGACGTGGTGGGCGGCATTCCGCACTTCGAACGCACCATGCAGGACGGCGCCGAATCCGTGCGCATCCTGTGCGAACTGGCCGCCGAGCGCGGCCTGCGCGTGGACATGCACTGCGACGAAAGCGACGATCCGCTGTCGCGGCACATTGAGACGCTGGCGTATCACACGCAGCGCCTTGGGCTGCACGGCCGCGTGACGGGTTCGCACCTGACGTCCATGCATTCGATGGACAACTACTACGTGTCCAAGCTGATTCCGCTGATCCGCGAGGCGGGCGTGTCCGCGATTGCGAATCCGCTCATCAACATCACGCTGCAGGGCCGCCACGACACGTATCCCAAGCGGCGCGGCATGACGCGCGTGCCCGAGCTGATGGCGGCGGGCGTGCCGGTCGCCTTCGGCCACGACTGCGTGATGGACCCGTGGTACAGCCTGGGTTCCGGCGACATGCTGGAAGTGGCGCACATGGGTCTGCACGTCGGCCAGATGACGGGCCAGGACGCCATGCGCGCCTGTTTCGAAGCGGTCACCACCACGCCTGCCAAGATTCTAGGCCTGGACGAGACGGGTCTGGCGGTCGGCAAGCGCGCCGACCTGGTGCTGCTGCAGGCGCGCGACGCGGTCGAGGCCTTGCGCCTGCGCGCCACGCGCCTGATGGTGCTGCGCGCCGGCAAGGTCGTGGCAACCACCCCGCCGGCCACCGCCACGCTGAACCTGCCGGGCCGCCCCGGCGAAGTCAGCTTTCAGACACCGGCCCGCTGA
- a CDS encoding ABC transporter permease — protein MEWMDLMSSSAFWVAVLRLATPLILGTLGVLLCERAGVLNLGIEGIMVAGAFTGWLVVYLGAPLYVGVLAAALAGAVFGLLHAVLTVPLGLSQHVSGLGVTLLATSVSYFAYRVTFPSVSTPPTITPFAEMKFLDGIPLIGPVLAGQTPMTLIALAAVPILAWVLNRTPVGLAVRMVGENPAAAEGQGLSVTRLRIGAIVAGSALMGVAGSFLTLAAFNAFFFNMVNGRGWVCVALVVFASWRPGKALLGALIFAFFDALQLRLQQGGAALPGLPELPYQVYLMLPYILSILALVFMARRAAYPQALMKPYRKGER, from the coding sequence ATGGAATGGATGGATCTGATGAGTTCCTCGGCCTTCTGGGTGGCCGTGCTGCGCCTGGCCACGCCGCTGATACTGGGCACGCTGGGTGTGCTGCTGTGCGAGCGCGCCGGGGTGCTGAACCTGGGCATCGAAGGCATCATGGTGGCCGGCGCCTTCACGGGCTGGCTGGTCGTCTACCTGGGCGCGCCGCTGTACGTGGGCGTGCTGGCGGCCGCGCTGGCCGGCGCCGTGTTCGGCCTGCTGCACGCCGTGCTGACGGTGCCGCTGGGCCTGTCGCAGCACGTGTCGGGCCTCGGCGTGACGCTGCTGGCCACCAGCGTCAGTTATTTCGCGTACCGGGTCACCTTCCCCAGCGTGTCCACGCCGCCGACAATCACGCCGTTTGCCGAGATGAAGTTCCTGGACGGGATTCCGCTGATCGGCCCCGTGCTGGCCGGGCAGACGCCGATGACGCTGATCGCGCTGGCCGCGGTGCCGATTCTTGCGTGGGTGCTGAACCGCACGCCCGTGGGCCTGGCCGTGCGCATGGTGGGTGAAAACCCCGCCGCCGCCGAAGGCCAGGGCCTGTCCGTGACGCGCCTGCGTATCGGCGCTATCGTGGCCGGATCGGCGCTGATGGGCGTGGCGGGCAGCTTCCTGACGCTGGCCGCGTTCAATGCGTTCTTCTTCAACATGGTCAACGGCCGCGGCTGGGTCTGCGTGGCGCTGGTGGTGTTTGCGTCGTGGCGGCCGGGCAAGGCCCTCTTGGGCGCGCTGATCTTCGCCTTTTTCGATGCGCTGCAGTTGCGCCTGCAGCAGGGCGGCGCGGCACTGCCGGGCCTGCCCGAACTGCCGTATCAGGTGTACCTGATGCTGCCCTATATCCTGTCCATCCTGGCCCTGGTGTTCATGGCGCGCCGCGCCGCCTACCCGCAAGCCCTGATGAAACCGTATCGCAAAGGCGAACGGTAA
- a CDS encoding ABC transporter permease encodes MKLILERRPEPSRLALALAPIAAILFTLAVCTLLVAWAGAPVGRTYALLFEGAFGTRFALSETLTRATPLMLTGLACAVAFRARFYNIGAEGQLYLGALAAVAVGGLHGGTGFDLPMPVLFGGMMLAAALAGALLLLIPAILKTRLGVDEVVTTLLGNFIVLLFVSMMLDGPMKDPMAMGWPQSVALNGDLELGKLIERTRAHTGLLWAAGLALGLWLLNRYTVFGFQMRAVGANAHASRFLGLPVNRVMLGTAMLSGALAGLAGAIEVAGRTSYVTLDMSPGYGYTGVVVAMLAGLHPLGVILASIFVAGMLVGADSMSRAIAVPNYIADVIVATSLLAMLVATLFAQYRLRRNKA; translated from the coding sequence ATGAAACTGATCCTGGAACGCCGCCCCGAGCCCAGCCGCCTTGCGCTGGCGCTGGCGCCGATTGCGGCCATCCTCTTCACGCTGGCGGTTTGCACGCTGCTGGTGGCCTGGGCCGGCGCCCCCGTCGGCCGCACCTACGCGCTGCTGTTCGAAGGCGCGTTCGGCACGCGCTTCGCGCTGTCCGAAACCCTGACCCGCGCCACGCCGCTGATGCTGACTGGCCTGGCCTGTGCCGTGGCGTTCCGCGCGCGCTTCTACAACATTGGCGCCGAGGGTCAGCTGTATCTGGGCGCGCTGGCGGCCGTGGCCGTCGGCGGCCTGCACGGCGGCACGGGTTTCGATCTGCCAATGCCGGTGCTGTTTGGCGGCATGATGCTGGCGGCCGCGCTGGCCGGCGCCTTGCTGCTGCTGATTCCCGCCATCCTGAAAACCCGCCTGGGCGTCGACGAGGTCGTGACCACGCTGCTGGGCAACTTCATCGTGCTGCTGTTCGTGTCGATGATGCTGGACGGCCCGATGAAGGACCCGATGGCGATGGGCTGGCCGCAGTCGGTCGCGCTGAACGGCGACCTGGAACTGGGCAAGCTCATCGAACGCACGCGCGCGCACACGGGCCTGTTGTGGGCCGCGGGCCTGGCACTCGGCCTGTGGCTGCTGAACCGCTACACGGTCTTCGGTTTCCAGATGCGCGCGGTGGGCGCCAACGCCCATGCGTCGCGCTTTCTGGGCCTGCCGGTGAACCGCGTGATGCTCGGCACCGCCATGCTGTCCGGCGCGCTGGCGGGTCTGGCCGGCGCCATCGAAGTGGCGGGCCGCACCAGCTACGTCACGCTGGATATGTCGCCGGGCTACGGCTACACGGGTGTCGTCGTCGCCATGCTGGCCGGCCTGCATCCGCTGGGCGTGATTCTGGCCAGCATCTTCGTGGCCGGCATGCTGGTGGGCGCCGACAGCATGAGCCGCGCCATCGCCGTTCCCAACTACATCGCCGACGTCATCGTCGCCACCTCGTTGCTCGCCATGCTGGTCGCGACGCTATTCGCGCAGTACCGCCTGCGCCGCAACAAGGCTTGA
- a CDS encoding ABC transporter ATP-binding protein, protein MNQAPLALQLTGITKRFGSLTANDDVSLTLRQGEVLALLGENGAGKSTLVSILFGHYVADAGSIEVFGKPLPAGRPDAALAAGVGMVHQHFTLADNLTVLDNIMVGTESLWKLASGRGQARKRLVELGQRFGLGVDPDARVGTLSVGEKQRVEILKALYRGARVLILDEPTAVLTPQEVQDLFATLRGFVDEGLAVIFISHKLDEVMAVSRRVAVLRQGKLVAERDTAGTNPAELAELMVGRKVVMPRAEAATAAEQAAPVVTLSQVTVRDNRDGAPRLDSLDLVVHTHEIVAIAGVAGNGQQALVSVLTGLRQPSDGTIRLGPEHAAAPTTPAGWTAARVGRIPEDRHGEGMIGDSPLWENAIVEDLKDKRFARHGLIRARAGKAYAASLAKQFDVRAASLDVRTRSLSGGNMQKLILGRTLAREPRFIVADQPTWGLDIGAVAYVREQLLAARARGAGVLLVSEDLEEIFALADRIAVLCGGKLVAIKPVAEWTPATVGLAMTGTRA, encoded by the coding sequence ATGAACCAAGCGCCTCTCGCCCTGCAACTGACGGGGATCACCAAACGCTTCGGCAGCCTCACGGCCAACGACGATGTCTCGCTTACGCTCCGCCAGGGCGAAGTGTTGGCCTTGCTGGGCGAGAACGGCGCCGGCAAATCGACCCTGGTGTCGATTTTGTTCGGCCACTATGTGGCCGACGCCGGCAGTATCGAAGTCTTCGGCAAACCCCTGCCCGCCGGCCGGCCCGATGCCGCGCTGGCGGCGGGCGTCGGCATGGTGCATCAGCACTTCACGCTGGCCGACAACCTCACCGTGCTGGACAACATCATGGTGGGCACCGAATCGCTCTGGAAGCTGGCCTCGGGCCGCGGCCAGGCGCGCAAGCGCCTTGTGGAACTCGGCCAGCGCTTCGGCCTGGGCGTGGACCCGGACGCGCGCGTCGGCACGCTGTCTGTCGGCGAAAAGCAGCGCGTCGAAATCCTGAAGGCGCTGTACCGCGGCGCCCGCGTGCTGATTCTGGACGAACCGACCGCGGTCCTCACGCCGCAGGAAGTGCAGGATCTGTTCGCGACGCTGCGCGGCTTTGTCGACGAAGGCCTGGCGGTCATCTTCATTTCGCACAAGCTGGACGAAGTGATGGCCGTGTCGCGCCGCGTGGCGGTGCTGCGGCAAGGCAAGCTGGTGGCGGAACGCGACACCGCGGGCACCAACCCCGCGGAACTGGCCGAACTGATGGTGGGCCGCAAGGTGGTCATGCCGCGCGCCGAGGCCGCGACCGCCGCCGAGCAGGCCGCCCCCGTGGTGACGCTGTCCCAGGTCACCGTGCGCGACAACCGCGACGGCGCGCCGCGCCTGGACAGCCTGGACCTCGTGGTCCACACGCATGAAATCGTGGCCATCGCCGGCGTGGCCGGCAACGGCCAGCAGGCGCTGGTGTCGGTGCTGACCGGCCTGCGCCAGCCCTCGGACGGCACGATCCGGCTGGGTCCAGAACACGCCGCCGCGCCCACCACGCCCGCCGGCTGGACGGCCGCGCGCGTGGGCCGCATTCCGGAAGACCGCCACGGCGAAGGCATGATCGGCGACAGCCCCTTGTGGGAAAACGCCATCGTCGAAGACCTGAAGGACAAGCGCTTTGCGCGCCACGGCCTGATCCGCGCCCGCGCCGGCAAGGCCTACGCGGCCTCGCTGGCCAAGCAGTTCGACGTGCGCGCCGCGTCGCTCGACGTGCGCACGCGCAGCCTGTCGGGCGGCAACATGCAGAAGCTGATCCTGGGCCGCACGCTGGCGCGCGAGCCGCGATTCATCGTCGCCGATCAGCCGACGTGGGGCCTGGACATCGGCGCGGTCGCCTACGTGCGCGAGCAGCTGCTGGCCGCCCGCGCGCGCGGCGCCGGCGTGCTGCTGGTGTCCGAGGACCTGGAAGAGATCTTTGCGCTGGCCGACCGCATCGCCGTGCTGTGCGGCGGCAAGCTGGTCGCGATCAAGCCGGTGGCCGAATGGACACCCGCCACCGTCGGCCTGGCCATGACGGGAACCCGGGCATGA